The genomic stretch GGATACGATGTTGCAAAGAATATATATGAGTCGAGCATCTATTTAAGCTGATGGATGGTACAGTAGGCTCTGATTATGAATAATGGATAAGAAACAGACTGTAATAAGGGACAATGGCTGTGTGCATTACGTTTTACCTCATTATTCTAGGGGCCTGGACCATTTAGCGCCACCGCAACGATTGTGTTTTCAATGGAGCTGCTCCCAGCATTGCTACAGCCTTGACCTAGCTAGGGAGGATGCTAAGCACTGGTGTTTAGCAGGGGCTACAGGTCTTACCTTGCTCACTGTCAGAGGGGTTGGCTAACTGGTCAGATCTACCTGTGGTTCTTCCTGTTTTAGGTGTTTAGTCTCTCTTTTACTTttggtgtgtgtgggtgtgaGTCTGTGTATGACTCTTTCTTCTCCTATAATAtattaatataatgatacataGCTCTCCTTGAAAAAAACCTTATTTACAGTGAGGGAGGCCCACCATTTACAGAGACCAGAAAATGGGAAGGTGCTCCAAATTTGTACATAAATCTCATAGCTCACCTTATTTATTTGCATGTGTGTTGGGAAGTCATGTGGATCAGTGAAAGTGATGTGAATATCTTTCAGACCTCACTTAAAGTCACTTAATTTGAACCACGAATCCTTCAAATGGTTGGTGGATGGAACTGATCTCTTGTGTAACTAGTAGTAAAGTGTAACTGCAGCAGCACAAACTCGTGATAAATACAGAGCATCTCTATGAGGCTGCAGCCGAGTGGTAGGGCCGTAGGGCTGGCAAACAGTCAATTCATTTTTGTTCATAAAATTCATGTTATATGTATTTCTAGATGGCGACGTGGGCACAGGAGGTATCAGGAATTCAAGCTCAAGCCACAACCATAAAGAAAGGATGCTCTGCTCTTAGCACTGCTGTAGTTGTTATGTTCTATGTCAAAACAGCCTTGATGATTATATAagagataattttttttgaacttgtAGGCAAAGAACATTCTATTTGTTTATCATCAGAAAAGAGGATTGACATAGAGGTTTGATCGATGTCCTACTCTGCCATGCAGTGAACTTTATAATGACTAGATCAATATACATCTGCCTATGAAGATGACAAATACCATTATGCTTACGCAGTTAGAGATGCTATTCTCATGGAACAATAATCTTACTGCACTATTTTGAGAGCTCAGGTACGTGGCACGAACCCCACATAAACTATTCAGTTAAAAGGGGGAACTGTGTACATGCTTAGCTCAGGAACAGAAGAGGAGCAATGCGTGGGTATAAGCCTACTCTAAAATCTTTCTCATAAAATAATTTGACTGAACAAATACTAGAGCTTCTGTACGTAATTAACTCACCACCAAGAAGGTAATGGTGTACGACCTGTGACCACTTTAGCAACGCTTTGGGCAAATTTAAAGGGAATGACTGCTTACATGCACATAGAAAGGATGCATTTCAATTTTAAGCTCTGCTTTTACTGTTAAGGTGAGTAGTTAGTTatttatctttttccttttctacaGGAGGTTGTTATGACTGAATAAAAAACTACGTATAATGCAGTGCATATTTTTCATACATCAGAAAATTAGTTTCATGATAACATGATGACATATATCGATTATCGAATCAAGCTAAATTGAATCATACTTAGTATAAGGTTTGATCATGCAAGGTAGACATGGACCCTCAAACTACCAaccattttttttatgaaacacgAGGGGCAAGACCAGTAGACTGGCCAATATATATTAAtacaaaaaagaaatatttacaAGAGAAACCAAACTGAAGAGGGATCGGAGAGGAGCTCATCCTGCTAGCAATTCTAGCCATGTTTCTATCAAAGCAAAGTAACTCTTTTTTGCTGTATGCATAAGCAAGGCAAATTCCTGTATGAACTTTGCTTTAACCAATAACCAGAGCTACTGAGGCATCCTGCCCATTAAAAATGAAGTCATTGCGTATACAGATGCTCCAAGTCAAAACAAATCATGATCAATAATCACTATCACGTGATATGGTGTACTCAACATTTCCTTAACGCTCACTACTGGAATGTGCTTGTTAACCCTAGGGAAACAAGCACATCATCCTTAATTCAACTATCAGATTGTGGGCATGAGAGGTATCTGGGTTCAACAATcactgtaattttttttaacgaatGGGTATGAGATTGTGCCTATTAACAAAGAGGAAACAATCACCGTAATTTCAGctattaaaaattaaaaaaatccaaGTGCAATCAATTATCTCGATCAATAAATTAATGTTGCCCTTCTTGTAGCAGATTGTACTGCAGGCCTATTTCGAACTACGAGATCAGTAACTTTTGCCTAGAGTTTTGATCAGGTAGGCGACAGTGACCACTTTTTCTCTTGGTTATCGTGTGGTCGGTGAATGCTCAGTCGGTGATTTTATTCTACTCTCGGCAAAGGCTGGTGTATGACTTATTATTACCTTAGGCAATAGCAACAAATGATAGTACAAAGTATTCTTCCCGTCGGCCACTTATTATAGGACACTCTCGGCAGTACTCTTGCAAGTCTTGTAGTGAATGTAGTTACTCTAGAATTCACATCAGCTTGTAGAAGTTTGGTGCAGGACTTTTATTACTGTATAATCTACCAGGCCTAGAAATGGATCTACAGGAACCTTCTAACAAGCATCGCAACACTATAATTCGAGCTAGGACTGAAGATGGACATGGATGTCCAGTGGAAAGGGAGACACTGGGAACTCTAGTCAAAAATCAAGAAACTCATCCGCTGAAGCCAAGCTGAAACAATGTATGATTCATATACTACACAAACTTCCGGTACATGTGTAGCTCTAGTAGCTAATGATCTATCAAAGGGCTCATGCACAAGAGCATCAGATATAGCACAGCCTAAGCTAGGTCTCTAACCTTGTCTTCTTTTTAATGTTAACTCTCAGGCCATTCTGTGCAATGAGCAAAGTCGTAAGGCAGCACAGGAAAGAGTAGTGACATGCACTTACAAATTTGATCAATGCCCAGTTGGGTCATGTAGTGGACATCCTCATAACTGAAACCCCTTGGTTACGTAAGTCACACAACGATACACTTTAGGCGTGCCAGGCAGTTCATGTGATACATGTTTGCCTGTATGTACGGATGAGATGCTACACTCTGATCATCTACTTCCCAGGCAGCACAACGATGCTATTAGAGGTCAGAGGGTAGATTAACCTCCTGCCATCCCGAGGAATGTGGCATGGGGACCGAAGTTCAAGTCCCGGCCGGTCCATCCCGCACTCTACCACGAGCCGCTGGAATCGAAGCAGGGATGGCACAACAATGCTATAGAGTAGCTAGTGTGTTTCAAAAATTTTAAAACCCAACGTTATAGAGTACCTGGCTCAAACATGGTGGAACTTCCACTGGGCAGTGGGCACAGTTCAGGACTGCATAGAAGTTGATAAGCAATTTAAGAGAAAATTGGCTTTCACGTAGCGAAGGGGCGGCATGCATCAAGGGATATTGTTTGAAGCTAATCCACACGAGCGCATTTTCATGATCTGATTTTCTTGCCTGATACTCTGCAACTAAAACCATTCCTTTCTTTACTCTTTGGTGTGAAAACGTAGTGCTTGCTCTCTGTTATGGACAAAATGCATAATTCACATCAAGTAAACATAATAATATCGATAAAATGACATGTTTACAAATTTCTAAAGAGCTTTTCATGTGAACAAGATTGTTTATTGCCATCATAAAATTCGAATTTGCCACCCGACTTTCTAGGAACAAGCTTTCCACTAGACTGCCTGGCACATTAACAACTGGCCTTGCTATACATTAATTCATTACCCTCAAATGAGTCATAATGTATATATGCTCATATAATGATAATCACTATTAAATGCTGCTGATCTGGAGATCATTTTGTGGTGCTGTATAATATTAATGTGCTTCCAAATATAACAAGTTCTGAGTAAGACGCATTTGCTGTTCTACAAGCTGTTATACAGGTAGTTCTGAGTAAGATGAGGTCCACCCAAGTCCTTGCCTCATGGTGCTAACGTCAAGTGTATCCCTGCCTATGGCAGCTATAACATGGACGAGTATATCTCTGCAAGGTGTGTGTTCACAACTTTTCTGTCATCTGTCACCGTAAGCACTGATTTTGTTTCTGTATATCCAGATGGATGTGACGAGAGAGGAAAAATGAAAATTTCGAGTTACACCAACTCAAACTCACATGGTACAGATTCTACAATCCATGTTCTGTCATGGTTGCAAAGGATCTTTACAAATCTTACTTGACTAACTACCGTACTTCATATTCTTTGGTCTCTTCGTTGCTATCGAAATCATTAATTAATGGGAGGATTACAACCAGCACACATACGCTATacatttcattattttttatgacAGTGCCAGTTAGAGTGTAGCTGTATTCCAGAACATTGCACTCCAAAACATTAACAAAATTCCATGTTAACACAATCTTTTGCTAGATATTTACAAATGCCTACCAAATTAAGAACGCGGAATCCAGCTAGCTATAATCCAGCACAGAATAGCATTCATTCAAATCTTCTCTGATTTTTGTTTCCATTTCGATCCCCTGCGTGTGCCTATATAAACGACGACTGTGTAACAAATCGTCATATACTCTTAAGGCTTAGCCAAGAAACCACATTTTTTCATCTCGGAGATGGTGAAGGGTCAGAAATCTAAGGGAAGGCAGAAGATTGAGATCAAGCCCATCGAGAATGATCAAGCACGTCAGGTATGCTTCTCTAAGCGCCGCCAAGGCCTGTTCAAGAAGGCTAGTGAGCTATCTATTCTTTGTGGTGCAATGGTCGGCACTGTTGTGTTTTCAGCCATTGGTAGGGCTTTCTCTTTTGGCCATCCCTCCTTTGATGAAGTTGTAAACCGCTTCCTCAATCCGGTCGCTCCCGATGTCCCTGCTGCGGGTGATGCAAGCAATGATAATGTGGGGCCACCAGTGACAGATACAGTCCATAAGCTGAATATGGAGTACTTAGAGTTGGAGCAGTCACTGGAGTCtgaaaagaagagaaaggagAGGTTGCAAGAGGCAACTGAGAAGGAAATGGGTGAACCCATGATGCAGTGGTTGAATGCTAATATCATGGAATTGGGTCTAGATGAGCTCCAAGCGTTTCAAAAGAAGCTGGAAGAAATACATGATATTGTCAAAGAGAAGGTCAATAAGGTAATGGTGGAAGGAAGGCAAACTCCTGGGTCACTGCCACAACCACCTATGGAGATGGGTTCAACCTCGCAGAGTGCCAATCCTATGGCTTCCACAGCTCCTAGTTCGAGCATTGCTCTGATTGATGGATTTGAAGCTGTCAACGATCCCTTGCTTAGTGGTGTCCATGGGGTTGGTGGCCTGGGGAATGTCCCCAACAACCAAACCCATGGTTGATTGCTACAGATGTAATATGTTATGAATAAAAGTATCAGTCGTAGATGCATGCACTGATAATTCAAAATAGGTGTCAAATGTCTCTGTACCTTCATTTCAATGTTAGATGTATGTCACCAAGATATATCTACGACTTGTTGTCAAGATATAATCTACGAGTTGTTACCATTGGAACTATTTGTAAAACTTCATATGTATGGTAATTTCTTACTAATGAATCTGGTGGATGTGATGTTTGATGTTGTACCTTCCCCACAATGAGATAGAAATTGCTCAAAGATATTCCAATGTTTTTAATCTATCTGCATTTATTTATAGTTGCGCTGCAACAGATATTTAAAAACTGGGGATGAATCTATAATACTCCTTATATGTTTAGGCCACATGTACGTGACATTTGGACAAAACTTTCAGAAAATATTCTGCATCTAGTGGGACCGGGAGGACAAAGTTCTGGTTGGTGGCTACTAAATACTTAACCTGAAATAACAACGTCTTGAGAATTTTTTATCTTTTGACACAATT from Setaria italica strain Yugu1 chromosome II, Setaria_italica_v2.0, whole genome shotgun sequence encodes the following:
- the LOC105913723 gene encoding agamous-like MADS-box protein AGL29 codes for the protein MVKGQKSKGRQKIEIKPIENDQARQVCFSKRRQGLFKKASELSILCGAMVGTVVFSAIGRAFSFGHPSFDEVVNRFLNPVAPDVPAAGDASNDNVGPPVTDTVHKLNMEYLELEQSLESEKKRKERLQEATEKEMGEPMMQWLNANIMELGLDELQAFQKKLEEIHDIVKEKVNKVMVEGRQTPGSLPQPPMEMGSTSQSANPMASTAPSSSIALIDGFEAVNDPLLSGVHGVGGLGNVPNNQTHG